One Deltaproteobacteria bacterium DNA window includes the following coding sequences:
- the fliN gene encoding flagellar motor switch protein FliN — translation MASGTITQDDIDSLLSEIEQEQTQGRPADSAPTARKGAQPTVADDEVFDDGGASKNANVRQVESETLRVQAAPQRNFSADGPRDIDFLLDVPLQVSVEVGRTHMTIGDLLTLGPGSLVELDKLAGEPLEVYINRKLVARGEAVIVNEKFGVRLTDVVSRVERIQNLKA, via the coding sequence ATGGCATCGGGAACGATCACGCAAGACGATATCGACAGTCTGCTTTCCGAAATCGAGCAGGAGCAGACCCAGGGCCGCCCGGCCGACTCCGCGCCGACCGCGCGCAAGGGCGCGCAGCCGACCGTTGCCGACGATGAGGTATTCGACGACGGCGGCGCGAGCAAAAACGCGAACGTGCGGCAGGTCGAGTCCGAGACGCTACGGGTCCAGGCCGCGCCGCAGCGCAATTTTTCGGCCGACGGGCCGAGGGACATCGACTTCTTGCTCGATGTTCCGTTGCAGGTGTCGGTCGAGGTCGGGCGCACGCACATGACTATCGGCGACCTGCTGACGCTCGGGCCCGGATCCCTCGTGGAACTCGACAAACTCGCCGGCGAGCCGCTCGAAGTCTACATCAACCGCAAGCTCGTGGCCCGCGGCGAAGCCGTCATCGTCAACGAGAAGTTCGGCGTACGCCTGACCGATGTCGTCAGCCGCGTCGAACGCATCCAGAACCTGAAGGCGTAA